The Edaphobacter sp. 12200R-103 genome contains a region encoding:
- a CDS encoding HAD family phosphatase — protein MKLKLPEGEFKAYLFDCDGTIADSMPQHYLAWKTVLLEWNCEFPEELFYEWGGMPVAKILSSLNERHGLCMPLDDLLRRKEEIFYSNLPLMKPVPEVLEHIEARHGEIPFAVVSGSTYDSVLASLTALNLADRFEAFVCAGDYKQGKPHPEPFLLAAEKLGVAPEHCLVFEDAQLGIDAATAAGMASVRIAAPWERAAALEQDVAEAVGNG, from the coding sequence ATGAAGCTGAAGCTCCCCGAAGGAGAATTCAAGGCCTACCTGTTCGATTGCGACGGTACGATCGCCGACTCGATGCCTCAGCACTACCTCGCATGGAAGACGGTACTGCTGGAATGGAACTGCGAGTTTCCGGAAGAGCTTTTCTACGAGTGGGGCGGCATGCCAGTGGCAAAGATTCTCTCTTCCCTGAATGAGCGGCACGGTCTCTGTATGCCCCTGGACGACCTGCTGCGTCGCAAGGAAGAGATCTTCTACTCCAATCTCCCGCTCATGAAGCCGGTTCCCGAAGTCCTGGAACACATCGAGGCCCGGCACGGCGAGATCCCCTTCGCAGTGGTCTCAGGCAGCACATACGATTCGGTTCTGGCCTCTCTGACGGCACTGAACCTGGCGGATCGTTTTGAGGCGTTTGTATGCGCGGGAGACTACAAGCAGGGCAAGCCACATCCTGAGCCTTTTCTGCTGGCAGCCGAGAAGCTGGGAGTTGCTCCCGAACACTGCCTTGTCTTCGAAGACGCGCAGCTGGGAATCGATGCGGCGACTGCCGCCGGCATGGCGTCGGTCCGAATCGCGGCTCCCTGGGAGCGTGCGGCAGCTCTGGAACAGGACGTGGCTGAGGCTGTGGGAAACGGCTAG